A single Micromonospora luteifusca DNA region contains:
- a CDS encoding DUF3072 domain-containing protein, whose product MTDRGNEQADQSAAIKDPDEWVTGDEPPTAAQESYLSTLAREAHAELPPDLTKAEASKRIDELQAKTGRGQ is encoded by the coding sequence ATGACCGACCGAGGCAACGAACAGGCCGACCAGAGCGCGGCGATCAAGGACCCGGACGAGTGGGTCACCGGTGACGAGCCGCCGACCGCAGCTCAGGAGTCCTATCTGAGCACCCTGGCTCGGGAAGCCCACGCGGAGCTACCGCCCGACCTGACCAAGGCCGAGGCCTCCAAGCGCATCGACGAACTCCAAGCAAAAACAGGCCGAGGCCAGTAA
- a CDS encoding NAD(P)/FAD-dependent oxidoreductase has product MSVDRSGVVVVGAGIAGVACAVELTLAGVPVQVRERGHVCGGRMASKRFEGRPADIGAAYFTATDPDFVAVVERWRAAGLVREWTDTFQAYDQSGQHDVPGPMRFAAPRGLRSLVENLADAVPVTVDRLVLSVERGPTVDGESCAAVALAMPGPQAALLLDPALTDATQVVQAQHWSPSLAAVLRFPTRRWPDFRGAFVNDHPVLNLVCDDGDRRGDGAPVLVAHTAPEFAARHLAQPSAAGPAVEQAVRDLLGLPEQAVDVHVHRWTYAKPTGNSAGASHHLDADGIGLAGDAFGKPRVQSAWRSGRDLGRAIAARLA; this is encoded by the coding sequence ATGAGCGTGGACCGGTCGGGTGTGGTGGTGGTCGGGGCGGGCATCGCAGGGGTGGCTTGCGCGGTGGAGTTGACCCTGGCCGGGGTGCCAGTTCAGGTCCGCGAGCGGGGGCATGTCTGCGGCGGCCGGATGGCCAGCAAACGCTTCGAGGGCCGGCCCGCGGACATCGGTGCCGCGTACTTCACCGCCACCGACCCCGACTTCGTCGCCGTGGTCGAGCGGTGGCGCGCCGCCGGCCTGGTCCGCGAATGGACCGACACCTTCCAGGCGTACGACCAGAGCGGGCAGCACGACGTGCCCGGGCCGATGCGTTTCGCCGCCCCGAGAGGGCTGCGCTCGCTGGTCGAGAACCTGGCCGACGCGGTGCCGGTGACCGTCGACCGGCTGGTGCTCAGCGTGGAGCGCGGGCCGACCGTGGACGGCGAGTCGTGCGCGGCGGTTGCCCTGGCCATGCCAGGCCCACAGGCCGCCCTGTTGCTCGACCCGGCCCTGACCGACGCCACCCAGGTCGTACAGGCGCAGCACTGGTCGCCGTCACTGGCCGCGGTGCTGCGCTTCCCGACGCGGCGCTGGCCGGACTTCCGTGGTGCGTTCGTCAACGATCATCCGGTTCTCAACCTCGTCTGCGACGACGGCGACCGGCGCGGAGACGGCGCGCCGGTGCTCGTCGCGCACACCGCGCCGGAGTTCGCCGCCCGACACCTGGCCCAGCCCAGCGCGGCCGGCCCGGCGGTCGAGCAGGCCGTCCGGGACCTGCTGGGCTTGCCGGAGCAGGCCGTCGATGTGCACGTGCACCGCTGGACGTACGCGAAGCCGACCGGCAACTCCGCTGGTGCCAGCCACCACCTGGATGCCGACGGGATCGGCCTGGCCGGCGACGCGTTCGGCAAGCCCCGGGTGCAGAGCGCCTGGCGCTCCGGCCGGGACCTGGGTCGCGCTATCGCCGCCCGGCTGGCCTGA
- a CDS encoding NAD(P)-dependent oxidoreductase — MRIVVFGANGGTGRRLVQQALDAGHDVRAVTRQPDSFPVKGPGLEVVDADATVDAPVDGADVVLSTLGVPFTRHPVMVYSRSTATVLAAMRRAGLRRLVVVSSSATEPHRHAEGGFLLNRVIQPLVTATIGKSTYDDMRAMERMVRDSNLDWTIVRPSGLFDSDSVTRYRLSENRSDGVFTSRADLAACLLAQASDRAWVGRTVAVTTGEGTPTLLAMLRREAFGK; from the coding sequence ATGCGTATCGTCGTCTTCGGCGCGAACGGGGGCACGGGTCGTCGCCTGGTACAGCAGGCGCTGGACGCCGGCCATGACGTACGGGCGGTCACTCGGCAGCCGGACTCGTTCCCGGTCAAGGGCCCCGGCTTGGAGGTGGTGGACGCCGATGCGACGGTGGATGCCCCCGTGGACGGTGCCGACGTGGTGTTGTCGACCCTCGGGGTGCCGTTCACCCGGCACCCGGTGATGGTCTACAGCCGTAGCACCGCGACGGTCCTGGCCGCGATGCGCCGTGCGGGTCTGCGGCGGCTCGTCGTGGTCAGTTCCAGCGCCACCGAGCCGCATCGCCACGCCGAGGGTGGCTTCCTGCTCAACCGTGTCATCCAGCCGTTGGTCACCGCCACGATCGGCAAGTCCACCTACGACGACATGCGCGCCATGGAGAGGATGGTGCGGGACAGCAACCTCGACTGGACGATCGTGCGTCCGTCGGGGCTCTTCGACAGTGACAGCGTCACTCGCTACCGGCTCTCCGAGAATCGCTCCGACGGTGTCTTCACCAGCCGCGCCGACCTGGCCGCCTGTCTGCTCGCCCAAGCCAGCGACAGGGCGTGGGTCGGCCGGACCGTGGCGGTCACCACCGGGGAGGGCACCCCGACACTATTGGCGATGCTGCGCCGGGAAGCGTTCGGGAAATAG
- a CDS encoding sigma-70 family RNA polymerase sigma factor: protein MDDQEWFAEQLAQHRPRLRAVAYRLLGSSIEVDDALQETWLRTTRADPAAITNPAAWLTTLVGRVCIDMLRARQARREQLSATWEPLVSEYGDPEEASLHTDAVGIALLVVLDSLEPAERLAVVLHDMFGMPFEEVAVVVGRTPAATRQLASRARRRLRESAPQPRAGLPAQRRVVDAFLAAARAGDFDALLTLLAPDVVFRSDHGRRARLAPALLTGAGAVAARAADAGPRFARLCVPALVNGVAGVVARDRSGKLIAVVGFTVYDERIAAIDMILDPDKLPL, encoded by the coding sequence ATGGACGACCAGGAGTGGTTCGCCGAGCAGTTGGCGCAGCACCGCCCCCGGCTGCGGGCCGTCGCCTATCGGCTGCTGGGGTCGTCGATCGAGGTCGACGACGCGCTGCAGGAGACGTGGCTGCGCACCACGCGCGCCGATCCGGCTGCGATCACCAACCCGGCCGCGTGGCTGACCACGCTGGTCGGCCGGGTGTGCATCGACATGCTGCGGGCCCGGCAGGCACGCCGCGAGCAGTTGAGCGCGACCTGGGAGCCGCTCGTCAGCGAGTACGGTGATCCGGAGGAAGCCAGCCTGCACACCGACGCGGTCGGCATCGCGTTGCTTGTGGTGCTGGACAGCCTCGAGCCCGCCGAGCGGCTCGCGGTGGTGCTGCACGACATGTTCGGTATGCCGTTCGAAGAGGTGGCCGTCGTCGTGGGACGCACACCGGCGGCCACCAGGCAACTGGCCAGCCGCGCCCGGCGGCGACTGCGCGAGAGTGCCCCGCAGCCCCGTGCCGGTCTGCCCGCCCAGCGACGTGTCGTCGACGCGTTTCTGGCCGCTGCCCGCGCCGGTGACTTCGACGCCCTGCTGACCCTGCTGGCCCCCGACGTCGTGTTCCGCTCCGACCACGGACGCCGTGCGCGGCTCGCACCCGCCCTGCTCACCGGCGCTGGTGCCGTGGCCGCACGCGCTGCCGACGCCGGGCCACGGTTCGCACGCCTCTGCGTTCCCGCGTTGGTCAACGGGGTCGCTGGCGTCGTCGCCCGCGACCGGAGCGGCAAACTCATCGCCGTCGTGGGGTTCACCGTGTACGACGAGCGCATCGCCGCCATCGACATGATCCTCGACCCGGACAAGCTTCCCTTATGA